The following coding sequences lie in one Rutidosis leptorrhynchoides isolate AG116_Rl617_1_P2 chromosome 6, CSIRO_AGI_Rlap_v1, whole genome shotgun sequence genomic window:
- the LOC139852704 gene encoding cold-responsive protein kinase 1-like, which produces MTKFSCCFGKLASPVKRVSNRGNNADVSIELLDVENMRFYTYKDLRLATQGFRPENKIGQGGFGSVYKGILKDGLAVAIKVLSDESRQGLREFLTEIFVISNIQHENLVKLHGYCVEEDQRILVYGYLKNGSLDQTLLGSGHCSIKFTWEIRRNICIGVAKGLAYLHEEVQPHIIHRDIKASNILLDEDFTPKITDFGLAKLFPSHLTHVSTRIAGTQGYLAPEYAIRGQLTRKADIYSFGILLLEIVSGRPNQNRRLPVEEQYLLERVWQLYREGELEKLVDITVGEDVDIYEACRYLKIGLLCTQSLPKSRPSMSNVLKMLKDEIDVNEKDLSDPGLLSELTNYKNSKNYTSGTSSSVSGKQEVSSPLYENASSTTSYANMTFTTITDR; this is translated from the exons ATGACCAAGTTCAGTTGTTGTTTTGGGAAGTTAGCTTCCCCAGTTAAAAGAG TGAGCAATCGAGGAAACAATGCAGATGTTAGTATAG AACTTTTGGATGTTGAAAATATGAGATTTTATACATACAAAGATTTGCGATTAGCTACTCAAGGTTTTAGACCCGAAAATAAGATAGGGCAAGGTGGTTTTGGTTCTGTTTACAAG GGGATTCTAAAAGATGGCTTAGCTGTTGCTATAAAGGTTCTTTCTGATGAGTCAAGGCAGGGCTTGCGGGAATTTTTGACCGAGATCTTTGTTATATCAAATATACAACATGAAAACCTTGTAAAATTGCACGGTTATTGTGTAGAAGAAGATCAAAGAATTTTGGTTTATGGTTACCTTAAAAATGGTAGTCTAGATCAAACTCTACTAG GGAGTGGTCATTGTAGCATTAAATTCACATGGGAAATTCGAAGAAATATTTGCATAGGTGTTGCAAAGGGGCTTGCTTATCTTCATGAAGAAGTGCAACCTCATATTATTCATAGGGATATCAAGGCAAGCAATATTTTGCTTGATGAAGATTTTACACCAAAGATTACAGATTTTGGTCTAGCGAAGCTTTTCCCATCTCATCTGACGCATGTTAGCACACGTATTGCAGGAACACA AGGCTATTTGGCCCCTGAGTACGCAATACGGGGCCAGTTGACCAGGAAAGCAGACATCTATAGTTTCGGCATTTTGCTTTTGGAAATTGTTAGTGGAAGACCCAACCAAAACAGACGGTTACCTGTCGAAGAACAATATCTTCTTGAAAGG GTATGGCAATTATACAGGGAAGGGGAGTTAGAAAAATTAGTTGATATTACAGTAGGAGAAGATGTTGACATTTATGAAGCTTGTCGATACTTGAAAATTGGTCTTCTTTGTACTCAAAGTCTGCCCAAAAGCCGACCATCCATGTCTAATGTATTGAAGATGTTAAAAGATGAAATTGATGTTAACGAAAAGGATTTATCTGATCCAGGGTTATTATCTGAGCTAACGAATTACAAAAACTCGAAAAATTACACGTCTGGTACGTCATCTAGCGTGTCAGGAAAACAAGAGGTTTCATCCCCGTTGTATGAAAACGCATCATCAACAACATCATACGCCAACATGACCTTTACAACAATTACCGATAGATGA